The Desmonostoc muscorum LEGE 12446 genome includes a region encoding these proteins:
- a CDS encoding bifunctional diaminohydroxyphosphoribosylaminopyrimidine deaminase/5-amino-6-(5-phosphoribosylamino)uracil reductase RibD — protein sequence MHEIFMLAALNESRKALPECLPNPPVGCVIVDAQKIVAQGYTHAPGKHHAEADALNQIQVQAFDYLKMYVTLEPCSFHGRTPACALAIAKDPRIHEIYVSMIDPDPRNNGQGLDILRKAGKIVHVGLCANEVGDFLNQYLFR from the coding sequence ATGCATGAGATATTTATGCTGGCTGCTTTGAACGAAAGCAGAAAAGCTTTGCCTGAATGTTTACCAAACCCACCAGTGGGCTGTGTAATTGTAGATGCTCAAAAGATAGTAGCTCAAGGATACACCCACGCCCCAGGCAAACATCATGCTGAGGCTGACGCACTTAATCAGATTCAAGTTCAAGCTTTTGATTACTTAAAAATGTACGTCACCCTTGAACCTTGTTCTTTTCATGGACGCACACCCGCATGTGCTTTAGCGATCGCCAAAGATCCTCGTATACATGAGATATATGTATCTATGATCGATCCAGATCCCCGCAATAATGGTCAAGGATTAGACATTCTTAGAAAAGCAGGGAAGATAGTTCATGTGGGGTTATGCGCCAATGAAGTAGGCGATTTTCTGAACCAATATCTATTTAGATGA
- a CDS encoding type II toxin-antitoxin system RelE/ParE family toxin, whose translation MREIIEGSYRIIYYIRSEQIEVLAVIHGSQQISTSEE comes from the coding sequence ATTCGTGAAATTATCGAAGGCTCGTATCGAATTATTTATTACATCAGGTCTGAACAGATAGAGGTGTTAGCTGTCATACATGGTTCACAACAAATATCTACCTCAGAAGAATAA